The Palleronia sp. THAF1 genome window below encodes:
- the galE gene encoding UDP-glucose 4-epimerase GalE, protein MAQRIFVTGGAGFIGSHTVLALLRARYDVHVFDNFHNSSPRALRRVTELTGAPIGTTEGDVRSMRDLSAAVDAFRPDAAIHFAGLKAVGESEAEPLEYYTTNVQGTVNLLRAMDKQGSRRMVFSSSATVYGTPSYLPFDEAHPINPSNTYGRTKAMAETVIRDWCHANGDAGAMLLRYFNPVGADESGRIGEDPTGRPDNLMPFIAQVAVGRRQKLSVFGDDYDTRDGTGERDYIHVSDLARAHVAAVERVLERPGCDSCNVGTGQGVTVMEMIRAFERASNRRVPYKVVDRRAGDLGSYYASTERARDVLGWSPEMDLHEMCASTWNWQQQNPNGYRDG, encoded by the coding sequence ATGGCACAAAGAATATTCGTGACTGGCGGCGCTGGCTTCATCGGATCGCACACGGTGTTGGCGCTTTTACGCGCGCGCTACGACGTGCATGTGTTCGATAATTTCCACAACTCGTCGCCCCGCGCGCTTCGGCGCGTAACCGAATTGACCGGCGCGCCCATCGGGACGACAGAAGGCGATGTGCGGTCAATGCGGGATTTGTCGGCGGCGGTGGATGCGTTCCGTCCAGACGCGGCGATCCATTTCGCCGGTCTGAAGGCGGTCGGCGAGTCGGAAGCCGAGCCGTTGGAGTACTACACGACAAACGTGCAGGGCACGGTGAACCTGCTGCGCGCGATGGACAAACAGGGCAGCCGGCGGATGGTGTTTTCGTCCTCTGCCACGGTTTATGGCACTCCATCCTACCTGCCCTTCGACGAGGCGCACCCGATCAACCCGTCCAACACCTACGGGCGCACGAAGGCCATGGCCGAAACCGTGATCCGCGACTGGTGCCACGCCAACGGGGACGCGGGCGCGATGCTGCTGCGCTACTTCAACCCGGTGGGCGCAGACGAATCCGGCCGCATCGGCGAAGACCCCACGGGCCGCCCGGACAACCTGATGCCCTTCATCGCGCAGGTCGCCGTGGGGCGGCGGCAAAAGTTGTCGGTCTTCGGCGATGACTATGACACCCGTGATGGCACCGGAGAGCGCGACTATATCCACGTCAGCGACCTTGCCCGTGCGCATGTCGCGGCGGTGGAACGTGTGTTGGAACGGCCGGGCTGCGACAGTTGCAATGTCGGCACGGGGCAGGGCGTGACGGTGATGGAGATGATCCGCGCGTTCGAGCGTGCCTCGAACCGGCGGGTGCCTTACAAGGTGGTCGACCGTCGGGCGGGCGATTTGGGCAGCTACTACGCCTCGACTGAGCGGGCGCGCGACGTTCTTGGCTGGTCGCCGGAAATGGACCTGCACGAGATGTGCGCGAGCACCTGGAACTGGCAGCAGCAGAACCCGAACGGCTATCGCGACGGTTGA
- a CDS encoding SDR family oxidoreductase, producing the protein MSTPAPVLILGAKSGMGLACAHAFAAKGHPIQLAARDVQRLEDDRADIATRHDVPVSLHEFDALETDSMTAMLDALPDQPEIALCAVGILGEQSDAQTDMAEAARVMRSNFEGPALLLGEIANRFEARGSGRIVGISSVAGERGRKSNYVYGAAKAGFTAFLSGLRNRLTGSGVQVTTVIPGFVSTDMIAGKKTPAPLTASPQEAANAIVDGVMKGRDVIYVKGRWRLVMAVIRSLPESVFKKTDF; encoded by the coding sequence ATGAGCACCCCCGCCCCGGTCCTGATCCTTGGTGCAAAATCGGGAATGGGTCTTGCTTGCGCCCATGCCTTTGCCGCGAAAGGCCACCCGATCCAGCTGGCGGCCCGCGACGTGCAACGGCTTGAAGATGACCGCGCGGATATCGCGACGCGCCATGATGTGCCGGTTTCACTGCATGAATTCGACGCGCTGGAGACGGACAGCATGACCGCCATGCTCGACGCCCTGCCCGACCAGCCCGAAATCGCGCTTTGTGCCGTCGGCATCCTTGGCGAACAATCGGACGCGCAGACCGATATGGCCGAGGCTGCGCGCGTCATGCGTTCGAACTTCGAAGGACCGGCGTTGCTGCTGGGAGAGATCGCCAATCGGTTCGAGGCGCGCGGATCGGGCCGGATCGTCGGCATTTCGTCCGTCGCAGGAGAGCGTGGGCGCAAGTCCAACTACGTCTACGGCGCGGCAAAGGCCGGGTTCACCGCTTTCCTCTCCGGCTTGCGCAATCGCCTGACGGGCAGCGGCGTGCAGGTCACAACGGTCATTCCCGGTTTCGTCTCGACAGACATGATCGCGGGCAAGAAAACGCCCGCCCCGCTGACGGCATCACCGCAAGAGGCGGCAAACGCCATCGTGGATGGCGTGATGAAGGGGCGCGACGTGATCTACGTGAAGGGTCGCTGGCGTTTGGTGATGGCCGTGATCCGCAGCCTACCCGAAAGCGTGTTCAAGAAGACGGATTTCTAG
- the msrB gene encoding peptide-methionine (R)-S-oxide reductase MsrB, protein MQKIEKTDAEWREQLSDMAYKVTRKHGTERAGTHEDFPDGPGTFNCVCCGLPVFDKAHKFESGTGWPSFYEPANPDNVGTSEDRKLFMKRTEVHCARCEAHLGHVFPDGPQPTGLRYCINGVALEFEPED, encoded by the coding sequence ATGCAAAAGATCGAAAAAACCGACGCCGAGTGGCGCGAGCAACTGTCCGACATGGCCTACAAGGTCACGCGTAAGCACGGCACCGAACGCGCGGGCACCCATGAAGACTTCCCCGACGGTCCCGGCACCTTCAATTGTGTGTGCTGCGGCCTGCCCGTCTTCGACAAGGCCCACAAGTTCGAAAGCGGTACGGGCTGGCCGTCATTCTACGAGCCCGCAAACCCCGACAATGTCGGCACGTCCGAGGACCGCAAGCTGTTCATGAAGCGCACCGAAGTGCATTGTGCCCGCTGCGAAGCGCACCTTGGCCACGTGTTCCCCGACGGCCCGCAGCCCACTGGCCTGCGCTACTGCATCAATGGCGTTGCCTTGGAATTCGAGCCTGAAGACTGA
- a CDS encoding TRAP transporter small permease: MPLRISLERIIRAWALLGGLVLLVIVGLTAVNAAGFTADAVAGALGGNVSGLPGYEDAVTLFVGVAALAMFPYCQMVGGHAAVDVFMSRAPGWANRSVALLSGLLIAAFAIWLAWMLSLGTLETRSDATETAVLGWPVWIFMPTAVVSCVLWALATLLQTFGAPDGA; the protein is encoded by the coding sequence ATGCCATTGCGGATTTCATTGGAACGGATCATCCGGGCATGGGCGCTGCTCGGCGGCCTTGTGTTGCTGGTGATCGTTGGCCTGACGGCGGTGAACGCCGCGGGCTTCACCGCCGACGCCGTTGCCGGTGCGTTGGGTGGCAATGTATCCGGACTGCCGGGATACGAGGACGCGGTGACACTGTTCGTTGGCGTCGCGGCGCTGGCGATGTTCCCCTACTGCCAAATGGTTGGCGGGCACGCTGCGGTGGATGTCTTCATGTCCCGCGCGCCCGGTTGGGCGAACCGAAGCGTCGCGCTGCTATCCGGTCTGCTGATCGCCGCCTTCGCCATCTGGCTGGCATGGATGCTGTCTCTTGGCACGCTGGAAACCCGGTCGGACGCGACCGAGACTGCTGTTCTGGGTTGGCCGGTCTGGATCTTCATGCCGACCGCCGTAGTGTCTTGCGTCCTATGGGCGCTGGCCACTTTGCTTCAGACGTTCGGAGCGCCCGATGGAGCGTGA
- a CDS encoding FAD-binding oxidoreductase, whose protein sequence is MISGWGRYPRLPSEVVRPAPGSLPDAMSGGPVIARGAGRAYGDAAVSLRRTVQMDRHDRMLDFDAETGLLVAEAGVTLGQIIDAFLPRGWFPAVTPGTRFVTLGGAIAADVHGKNHHRDGAFRSCVAWLDLVGPDGTEQRCSSQQNADLFDWTLGGMGLTGIVTRAAIRLRRVESAWIAQKTIPCANLTDTMAAFEANADATYSVAWIDCLATGAARGRSLLMLGEHATAQQSKRRNPLATPKTDSKSVPFDLPGWALNGLTVKAFNAFYWRKGKSGPRQSLVDWQSFFYPLDAILGWNRIYGRKGFVQFQCALPLDTAQTGLEALLDEIAAARAGSFLAVLKRLGPGAGKFSFPMEGYTLALDFPVSDKVLALLERLDAITIAHGGRFYLAKDARMKAATLRAADPRADNLKRMRDEMGLSAGFRSAQSERLAL, encoded by the coding sequence ATGATTTCCGGCTGGGGACGATACCCGCGCCTGCCGTCAGAGGTTGTACGCCCGGCCCCTGGTAGCCTGCCGGATGCAATGTCGGGCGGCCCGGTGATCGCACGCGGCGCGGGCCGCGCCTACGGAGATGCCGCCGTCTCGTTGCGCCGCACGGTTCAGATGGACCGCCACGACCGGATGCTCGATTTCGACGCAGAGACGGGGCTGTTGGTGGCCGAGGCGGGCGTCACGCTAGGCCAGATCATCGACGCTTTCCTACCCCGCGGCTGGTTTCCCGCCGTCACCCCCGGCACGCGGTTCGTAACGCTCGGCGGTGCCATCGCGGCGGATGTGCACGGCAAGAACCACCACCGAGACGGGGCCTTCCGCTCTTGCGTGGCATGGCTTGACCTTGTCGGGCCGGACGGCACCGAACAGCGCTGTTCGTCCCAGCAAAACGCCGACCTTTTCGACTGGACGCTCGGCGGCATGGGCCTGACCGGCATCGTCACGCGTGCGGCTATCCGCCTGCGCCGCGTGGAAAGCGCATGGATCGCGCAGAAAACCATCCCTTGTGCCAACCTGACCGACACGATGGCCGCATTCGAGGCCAACGCCGATGCCACCTATTCCGTCGCCTGGATAGATTGCCTGGCAACGGGTGCTGCGCGCGGCCGGTCGCTTCTGATGCTGGGCGAGCACGCCACGGCACAGCAATCCAAGCGCCGCAACCCATTGGCAACACCGAAGACGGACAGCAAATCCGTGCCCTTCGACCTGCCCGGCTGGGCGCTGAATGGCCTGACCGTAAAAGCGTTCAACGCGTTCTACTGGCGCAAGGGCAAGTCCGGCCCGCGCCAGAGCCTCGTCGACTGGCAAAGCTTCTTCTACCCGCTCGACGCGATCCTCGGGTGGAACCGCATCTACGGGCGCAAGGGGTTCGTGCAGTTCCAGTGTGCTCTGCCGCTGGATACGGCCCAAACGGGGCTGGAAGCATTGCTGGACGAAATCGCCGCAGCGCGCGCGGGATCATTTCTTGCCGTCCTAAAACGTCTTGGTCCCGGTGCGGGCAAATTCTCTTTCCCGATGGAAGGCTACACGCTGGCACTGGATTTCCCGGTGTCCGACAAGGTGCTGGCCCTCCTCGAGCGGCTGGACGCGATCACCATCGCCCACGGCGGTCGCTTCTATCTGGCAAAGGACGCGCGGATGAAGGCGGCTACACTTCGCGCCGCCGACCCCCGTGCCGACAACTTGAAACGAATGCGCGACGAAATGGGCCTGTCAGCCGGTTTCCGATCCGCCCAATCCGAAAGGCTCGCCCTATGA
- a CDS encoding YceD family protein, with amino-acid sequence MADTRDPHRIRLTGTVPRVPRNVALRPDAETRAAMAAEIGVSAIRKLSLSGELRPIGNRDWELSAILGATVVQPCGVTLEPVTTRIDDPVERRFIAGYDSPQAAEQEMPGDVEDEPLTDMLDLSVVMAEALALAIPAFPRAEGVEPIDADATPPGAEPIRDEDTKPFAGLADALRKATDG; translated from the coding sequence ATGGCCGACACACGCGATCCACACCGCATCCGCCTGACCGGCACCGTACCGCGCGTGCCCCGCAACGTGGCGCTGCGCCCGGATGCCGAAACACGCGCCGCAATGGCCGCGGAAATAGGCGTCAGCGCGATCAGGAAACTCAGCCTTTCCGGTGAGTTGCGCCCCATCGGCAATCGAGACTGGGAGCTTTCGGCCATTCTGGGCGCGACCGTTGTGCAGCCCTGCGGCGTGACGCTGGAGCCTGTAACCACGCGGATCGACGATCCCGTCGAACGCCGCTTCATCGCCGGATACGACTCCCCGCAAGCCGCCGAACAGGAAATGCCGGGGGACGTGGAAGACGAACCGCTAACCGATATGCTCGATCTGTCGGTGGTAATGGCGGAGGCGCTGGCCCTCGCGATCCCCGCTTTTCCTAGGGCAGAGGGCGTTGAGCCGATAGACGCCGATGCCACTCCTCCGGGGGCAGAGCCGATCCGCGACGAAGACACCAAGCCCTTCGCCGGTCTTGCCGACGCTTTGAGGAAAGCAACCGACGGGTAG
- a CDS encoding UbiA family prenyltransferase → MTVQHPTPTAEVLAVDLDGTLLRTDLLYETFWSAVSRDWRSPFAALRALAKGKAALKRHLVAASDVDVTTLPYDATALDHVRKARAEGLRVVLVTAADHGLAEAVATHLGLFDEVHGSDGTTNLKGPAKAAFLTARYGAGGFAYLGDATADLPVWSAASRAVTINASPSLRRQAEATGPTTHIGASQTDPYAYLRALRPHQWMKNLLCFVPLLAAHQFTGATAFASLLAFVAFSLTASSVYCLNDLLDLPADRAHPRKCKRPFASGAIPLRHGTFMAAGLLAGGIVTGLAIDPTFLLVLGAYYGLTTAYSLYIKREVVIDICVLAGLYTMRIVAGAYATGIPLSVWLLAFSIFLFFSLAAVKRQAELVDMASRGELEAAGRGYRADDLPIVAMIALGAGFVSVLVMALYLDGDSVQSMYANPAALWGICCVLLFWITRMVMKAHRGQMHDDPLVFAAKDGASRMCLLAMLGFALGGMYLA, encoded by the coding sequence GTGACCGTTCAACACCCCACCCCGACCGCAGAGGTCCTTGCCGTCGATCTGGATGGTACCCTGCTGCGCACCGACCTGCTGTATGAAACGTTCTGGTCTGCCGTCTCCCGCGACTGGCGCAGCCCTTTCGCCGCCCTAAGGGCACTGGCAAAGGGCAAAGCTGCGCTGAAACGACATCTCGTGGCAGCTTCCGACGTGGATGTGACGACCCTGCCCTACGACGCCACAGCCCTCGATCACGTGCGTAAAGCGCGCGCCGAAGGACTGCGCGTCGTCCTGGTAACCGCCGCCGATCACGGGCTGGCAGAGGCCGTCGCCACGCATCTGGGATTGTTCGACGAGGTGCACGGATCGGACGGCACCACGAACCTGAAAGGCCCGGCCAAGGCCGCCTTCCTGACTGCACGCTACGGTGCGGGCGGTTTTGCCTATCTGGGAGACGCGACCGCCGATCTGCCCGTCTGGTCCGCCGCGTCGCGCGCCGTAACGATCAACGCCTCGCCATCCTTGCGCCGCCAAGCCGAAGCAACCGGCCCCACCACCCATATCGGGGCATCGCAGACAGACCCGTACGCCTACCTCCGCGCCCTGCGTCCGCACCAGTGGATGAAGAACCTGCTGTGCTTCGTGCCGCTTCTGGCCGCGCATCAGTTCACCGGCGCGACCGCGTTTGCCAGCTTACTGGCCTTCGTCGCCTTCAGCCTGACCGCGTCCAGCGTCTACTGCCTGAACGATCTGCTGGACTTGCCCGCCGACCGCGCCCACCCGCGCAAGTGCAAGCGCCCCTTCGCTAGCGGTGCGATCCCGCTACGCCACGGTACCTTCATGGCGGCGGGCCTGCTTGCTGGGGGCATCGTCACGGGTCTTGCCATCGACCCCACATTCCTGCTGGTTCTGGGCGCATACTACGGCCTGACCACGGCCTACTCCCTGTACATCAAACGCGAGGTCGTGATCGACATCTGCGTTCTGGCCGGTCTTTACACCATGCGCATCGTCGCGGGCGCCTATGCCACCGGCATCCCGCTATCGGTGTGGCTGCTCGCCTTCTCGATCTTTCTCTTCTTTTCGCTCGCCGCCGTGAAGCGGCAGGCCGAGCTGGTCGACATGGCCAGCCGAGGAGAGCTTGAAGCCGCTGGTCGCGGCTACCGCGCAGACGACCTACCCATCGTGGCGATGATCGCGCTGGGTGCCGGATTTGTGTCGGTACTGGTCATGGCGCTCTACCTCGACGGCGATTCCGTGCAGTCGATGTATGCCAATCCGGCCGCTCTGTGGGGGATCTGCTGCGTACTGCTGTTCTGGATCACACGCATGGTGATGAAAGCGCACAGGGGTCAAATGCACGACGACCCCCTTGTTTTCGCCGCGAAGGATGGCGCTAGCCGCATGTGCCTGCTGGCCATGCTCGGCTTCGCTTTGGGCGGTATGTATCTGGCATGA
- a CDS encoding outer membrane protein assembly factor BamE → MHHFMRIAGALMLSVLLTACAAEFRNHGYVPADDELAQLQIGVDTQAEVASAVGRPTSTGVLGAESWYYVQSRFRHYGYRAPVEVDREVVAVSYDSNGRLANIERFGLQDGRVVPISRRVTERNVQGVGFLRQLFGNIGQFNPADFLGG, encoded by the coding sequence ATGCACCACTTCATGCGGATCGCAGGCGCGTTAATGCTTAGCGTGTTGTTGACGGCTTGCGCGGCAGAATTTCGCAACCACGGCTATGTGCCTGCGGATGACGAGCTGGCACAACTTCAAATCGGTGTCGATACGCAGGCCGAGGTCGCCTCTGCCGTGGGCCGCCCGACATCGACCGGCGTTCTGGGCGCTGAATCGTGGTACTACGTGCAAAGCCGTTTTCGCCACTACGGTTACCGCGCGCCGGTCGAGGTTGACCGTGAGGTCGTCGCGGTGTCCTACGACAGCAACGGCCGACTGGCGAACATCGAGCGCTTTGGCCTGCAGGACGGTCGTGTCGTACCGATCTCGCGCCGTGTGACAGAGCGGAACGTGCAGGGCGTCGGCTTCCTGCGTCAACTCTTCGGGAACATCGGCCAGTTCAACCCGGCAGACTTCTTGGGCGGCTAA
- a CDS encoding TRAP transporter large permease, translated as MEREIIGLYGLGALFVLIMLRIPVALAMLVTGIGGTYVLGLASPFIRFEPYLLQFKTALWNSVANYDLSVVPLFILMGFLAAETGLSRDLFQGLSALTRKIKGGVAMATILACAGFGAVSGSSIATASTMSRVALPELRRLNYHEGLSTGVLAAGGTLGILIPPSVALVIYAIVVEASILEMFQAAIVPGIMAVVLFLIVIRLRLARNPSLAPALTPLSDAEVRHAIRRLLPVGLIFGAIILGLGFGLFTPTPAAAIGVFLIAVYGLLLRAFATDDGLTWPRLKAALLATASTSSMIYFILFAADILKGFFARSGLPAALSDWASASALEPYTILIAMLLVLIVLGCFMESLSMILVIVPFFWPVLITLNGGDYVSAEDAAFGMSTNDLRIWFGILALIVVELGLITPPVGLNVFVIKSFSPDTGIGTIFRGVAPFFAIEILRVAILIALPVLSLYLTRVL; from the coding sequence ATGGAGCGTGAGATCATCGGCCTATACGGCCTTGGCGCGCTATTCGTTCTGATCATGCTGCGCATCCCGGTGGCGCTGGCGATGCTGGTGACTGGAATAGGCGGCACCTACGTTCTCGGCCTCGCATCTCCCTTTATCCGGTTCGAGCCGTATCTGCTGCAGTTCAAGACCGCCCTCTGGAACAGCGTCGCCAATTACGACCTGTCGGTCGTGCCGCTATTCATCTTGATGGGCTTTCTGGCGGCTGAGACCGGCCTGTCGCGCGATCTGTTCCAAGGCCTGTCGGCCCTGACGCGCAAGATCAAGGGTGGGGTCGCCATGGCCACGATTCTTGCCTGCGCAGGGTTCGGCGCGGTGTCGGGATCGTCCATCGCGACGGCATCGACCATGAGCCGCGTGGCCCTGCCGGAATTGCGGCGATTGAACTACCACGAAGGCCTGTCCACGGGAGTTCTGGCGGCAGGCGGCACGCTGGGCATCCTAATCCCGCCATCGGTCGCGCTGGTGATCTACGCCATCGTCGTCGAGGCGAGCATCCTTGAGATGTTCCAGGCCGCAATCGTGCCGGGAATCATGGCGGTCGTACTCTTCCTGATTGTCATAAGATTGCGCCTAGCCCGCAATCCATCGCTTGCCCCCGCCCTGACGCCCCTGTCCGACGCCGAAGTGCGCCACGCCATCCGCCGCTTGTTGCCCGTGGGCCTGATCTTCGGCGCGATCATCCTTGGGCTAGGCTTCGGCCTCTTTACACCCACCCCCGCCGCCGCCATCGGTGTCTTCCTGATCGCCGTCTATGGGCTGCTGTTGCGCGCCTTCGCCACCGACGACGGGCTGACGTGGCCGCGCCTGAAGGCTGCCCTTCTGGCCACGGCGAGCACGTCTTCGATGATCTACTTCATCCTCTTCGCCGCTGACATCCTGAAGGGCTTCTTCGCCCGATCCGGCCTGCCCGCGGCCCTATCCGACTGGGCCTCCGCCTCGGCGTTGGAACCCTACACCATCCTGATCGCCATGCTGCTGGTCCTGATCGTGCTGGGCTGTTTCATGGAAAGCCTGTCGATGATCCTGGTGATCGTGCCCTTCTTCTGGCCGGTCCTCATCACGCTGAACGGCGGCGATTACGTCAGTGCCGAGGATGCGGCGTTCGGCATGTCCACCAATGACCTGCGCATCTGGTTCGGCATCCTCGCGCTAATCGTTGTGGAACTGGGCCTTATCACGCCGCCCGTCGGCCTGAATGTCTTCGTCATCAAGTCCTTCTCACCCGACACCGGCATCGGCACGATTTTTCGCGGCGTCGCACCCTTCTTCGCCATTGAGATCCTGCGCGTCGCCATCCTGATCGCGCTGCCGGTCCTGTCCCTGTACCTGACGCGAGTCCTGTGA
- the pobA gene encoding 4-hydroxybenzoate 3-monooxygenase gives MTKTIRTQVCIVGSGPSGLLLSQLLANAGIDSIVLDRRDRAYIESRIRAGVLEQGTVTALEDAGVADRLHREGLKHEGFDLAFDGDRHRIDIAALTGKTVTVYGQTEVTKDLFDSRFAQGQPFLFSVADVALHDLKTDAPHATLTHDGQPIRIDCDWIAGCDGFHGPCRQSIPSDVLQTYERVYPFGWLGVMVEQPPVSHELIYANHARGFALASQRSQTRSRYYVQCDLNDDIANWSDDRFWEELKLRLGPVADDLQTGESFEKSIAPLRSFVAEPMRYGRMCLAGDAAHIVPPTGAKGLNLAVADIRLLSRALIAHYGGNGTHIDTYSETVLRRVWKVERFSWQLSTLMHQFPDASPFEKRMQRAEFDYIASSEAASRTIAENYVGLPLD, from the coding sequence ATGACCAAAACGATCCGAACGCAGGTCTGTATCGTCGGCTCTGGTCCGTCCGGGCTGCTTCTCTCGCAACTTCTGGCGAACGCCGGGATCGACAGCATCGTGCTCGACCGCCGCGATCGCGCTTACATCGAAAGCCGCATCCGCGCGGGCGTATTGGAACAGGGCACCGTCACCGCGCTGGAGGACGCGGGCGTGGCGGACCGCCTGCACCGCGAAGGGCTGAAGCACGAAGGCTTCGATCTGGCCTTCGACGGCGACCGCCACCGCATCGATATCGCCGCGCTGACGGGCAAGACGGTCACGGTCTACGGCCAGACAGAGGTGACAAAAGATCTGTTCGACAGCCGCTTCGCCCAAGGTCAGCCCTTCCTGTTCAGCGTGGCCGACGTTGCGCTGCACGACCTGAAGACTGACGCGCCCCATGCCACGCTGACGCACGACGGCCAGCCCATCCGCATCGACTGCGACTGGATCGCGGGCTGCGACGGCTTCCATGGGCCGTGCCGTCAGTCCATCCCTTCGGACGTGTTGCAGACCTATGAGCGCGTCTATCCCTTTGGCTGGCTGGGCGTGATGGTCGAGCAGCCCCCCGTCAGCCACGAGCTGATTTACGCCAACCATGCGCGCGGCTTCGCACTGGCCTCGCAGCGGTCGCAGACGCGCAGCCGATACTACGTGCAGTGCGATCTGAACGACGACATCGCGAACTGGTCCGACGACCGCTTTTGGGAAGAACTGAAGCTGCGCCTCGGCCCGGTCGCGGATGATCTGCAAACCGGCGAGAGCTTCGAAAAGTCCATCGCCCCGCTGCGATCCTTCGTGGCCGAACCCATGCGCTACGGGCGAATGTGTCTGGCGGGGGACGCCGCCCATATCGTGCCCCCGACCGGGGCGAAGGGTCTGAACCTGGCGGTCGCTGATATCCGATTGCTCTCTCGCGCGCTGATCGCTCATTACGGCGGTAACGGCACGCACATCGACACCTATTCGGAAACCGTCCTGCGCCGGGTCTGGAAAGTCGAACGGTTCTCTTGGCAACTCTCAACACTGATGCACCAGTTCCCTGATGCCTCCCCGTTCGAGAAGCGGATGCAGCGGGCGGAATTCGACTACATCGCGAGTTCTGAAGCCGCATCCCGCACGATCGCAGAGAACTACGTGGGCCTGCCCTTGGACTAA
- a CDS encoding TRAP transporter substrate-binding protein, which produces MSNFTRALAFATTAMVSTAAQAQEFTFSIHHFLSPKAITQTVLLESWVEAVETASDGRLAFEIFPSMSLGGAPPELYSQVRDGVADLVWTLPGYTPGVFPRVEVFELPGVHVGDARATNMAIQEMMPDLAADFEDVHPILVHVHSGNALHLNGANVTEIGDLNGLKVRSPSRTGAWVLEELGAEPVGMPVPALPQALSKKTVDAGLVPFEVAIPLGLAELTTASVELNEGARFGTSTFLFAMNKDRYESLPDDLRQIIDDHSGAALAEEMGVAWNEIEPVGKQIARDAGNTVTALDAEATAAFDPMFEAVAQRWVAEVESAGIDGAALLDKARSAVQANAQ; this is translated from the coding sequence ATGTCCAACTTCACGCGCGCCCTTGCCTTCGCAACGACCGCCATGGTCTCGACCGCGGCGCAGGCGCAGGAATTCACTTTTTCGATCCATCACTTTCTAAGCCCGAAGGCGATCACGCAGACGGTGCTGTTGGAAAGCTGGGTGGAGGCAGTCGAGACCGCGTCCGACGGGCGGCTGGCGTTCGAGATCTTTCCATCCATGTCGCTCGGCGGTGCCCCGCCGGAACTGTACAGCCAAGTGCGCGACGGTGTGGCCGACCTTGTCTGGACGCTGCCGGGTTATACCCCCGGCGTCTTCCCCCGCGTCGAGGTCTTCGAACTGCCCGGCGTTCACGTGGGCGACGCGCGCGCGACGAACATGGCCATCCAAGAGATGATGCCCGACCTCGCCGCCGACTTCGAAGACGTGCACCCGATCCTTGTTCACGTGCATTCCGGCAACGCGCTGCACTTGAATGGCGCGAATGTCACCGAAATCGGCGATCTCAATGGCCTGAAAGTCCGCAGCCCGTCCCGCACCGGGGCTTGGGTGCTTGAAGAACTGGGCGCCGAACCCGTCGGCATGCCCGTTCCGGCGCTGCCGCAGGCGCTGTCGAAGAAAACCGTGGACGCGGGGCTCGTGCCGTTCGAAGTGGCCATCCCACTAGGACTGGCAGAATTGACGACTGCCTCTGTCGAACTGAACGAGGGCGCGCGCTTCGGCACGTCCACTTTTCTCTTCGCCATGAACAAGGACCGCTACGAGTCGCTACCCGACGACCTGCGCCAGATCATCGACGACCATTCCGGTGCGGCTTTGGCCGAGGAGATGGGCGTGGCTTGGAACGAGATCGAACCCGTCGGCAAGCAGATCGCGCGTGACGCGGGCAATACCGTGACCGCACTGGATGCAGAGGCCACTGCCGCCTTTGACCCGATGTTCGAAGCTGTCGCCCAGCGTTGGGTCGCGGAAGTCGAGAGCGCAGGCATCGACGGCGCTGCTCTGCTCGACAAAGCACGTTCTGCCGTTCAGGCGAACGCACAGTAA
- a CDS encoding GNAT family N-acetyltransferase: protein MNIAPAHLSDPAVLALLSAHVAHCDGSSPAESNHRLEAAALDRPEITVLGAWKGADLAGIGALMRLSAQEGEIKSMHTAASHRGRGVARAILVALIAQARADGLTALLLETGSNSPFAAARALYEAHGFKPTSPFANYGPDPWSVFYALSLMDAA from the coding sequence ATGAACATCGCGCCCGCGCATCTGTCCGATCCTGCCGTGCTGGCTTTGCTGTCGGCCCATGTCGCCCATTGCGACGGATCCAGCCCGGCGGAAAGCAATCACCGGCTAGAGGCCGCGGCGCTGGATCGTCCTGAGATCACTGTGTTGGGCGCATGGAAAGGGGCCGATCTGGCGGGCATCGGCGCGTTGATGCGGCTGTCCGCGCAGGAAGGCGAGATCAAGTCGATGCACACCGCCGCCAGCCATCGCGGGCGTGGCGTTGCGCGGGCGATCCTTGTGGCCCTCATCGCTCAGGCGCGCGCGGATGGGCTGACCGCGTTGCTGCTGGAAACAGGATCGAACTCACCCTTCGCCGCCGCCCGCGCGTTGTACGAAGCGCACGGCTTCAAGCCGACTTCTCCCTTCGCAAACTACGGCCCCGATCCGTGGAGCGTCTTCTACGCCCTTTCTTTGATGGACGCGGCCTGA